One part of the Sphingobacterium sp. LZ7M1 genome encodes these proteins:
- a CDS encoding sugar transferase, with protein MIYKNFGKRSLDFTLSLIGFIILFPIFITILICLFFVNSGKPFFLQSRPGLNGKIFKIIKFKTMTDRKDEEGNLLPDALRLTSIGSFVRKTSIDEIPQLINVIKGDMSLIGPRPLLIQYLELYDDFQKRRHEVRPGITGWAQVNGRNALSWKQKFNFDVWYIDNLSFALDVKIFFLTIKKVFVREGISADGQATVEMFKGNDYE; from the coding sequence ATGATTTATAAGAATTTTGGAAAACGGAGTTTGGATTTTACTCTTTCTCTTATTGGTTTTATTATTCTATTTCCAATATTTATTACAATTTTAATCTGCTTGTTTTTTGTAAATTCTGGCAAACCATTTTTTTTGCAATCTAGGCCTGGATTGAATGGTAAAATATTCAAAATCATCAAGTTTAAGACAATGACTGATCGCAAAGATGAAGAAGGGAATCTTCTACCTGATGCACTTCGCCTAACTTCTATAGGATCCTTCGTCAGGAAAACGTCAATAGATGAAATACCCCAATTAATTAATGTTATTAAAGGAGACATGTCCTTGATTGGTCCTCGACCATTATTAATTCAATATCTTGAGCTTTATGATGATTTTCAGAAACGTAGACATGAAGTACGTCCTGGTATTACTGGGTGGGCTCAAGTGAACGGAAGAAATGCATTATCTTGGAAACAGAAGTTTAATTTTGATGTGTGGTATATAGATAATTTATCATTTGCGCTAGATGTAAAAATTTTTTTTCTGACAATAAAGAAAGTTTTTGTTAGAGAAGGCATTTCTGCCGATGGACAAGCAACTGTCGAGATGTTTAAAGGAAATGACTATGAATAA
- a CDS encoding DegT/DnrJ/EryC1/StrS aminotransferase family protein gives MVDKIWLSSPHMGGNELKYIHQAFDENWVAPLGPNVNEFEKSLEQFLDADVRVAALSAGTAALHLALIECGVGYGDEVICQSMTFSASANPIAYQGAIPVFVDSEPDTWNICPKALEEAIVDRISKGKKPKAIVAVHLYGMPFKVDEVMAVANKYDIPVIEDAAEALGSTYKGKACGSFGRFGVLSFNGNKIITTSGGGALVCHSDEDKNKAVFLATQARDNAPHYQHSHIGYNYRMSNICAGIGRGQMEVLRKRIDARRAMSAFYVEIFNNIDGVEVFVETNSDYFSNHWLSAILIDAGVAGITREDLRLGLLEFNVESRPLWKPMHLQPVFSKSPYYGGKVSEKLFNNGLCLPSGSNLQDSEREYIKENILRIFKK, from the coding sequence ATGGTTGATAAAATATGGCTTTCTTCGCCTCATATGGGTGGAAATGAGTTAAAGTATATTCATCAAGCTTTTGATGAAAATTGGGTGGCGCCTTTAGGTCCAAACGTGAATGAATTTGAGAAAAGCTTAGAGCAATTTTTAGATGCTGATGTTCGTGTTGCTGCACTATCTGCTGGTACAGCTGCTCTTCATTTAGCATTAATCGAATGTGGAGTTGGTTATGGTGACGAAGTTATATGTCAATCTATGACTTTTTCGGCTTCAGCGAATCCAATCGCCTATCAAGGAGCCATACCTGTATTTGTGGATTCTGAACCAGACACTTGGAATATTTGTCCAAAGGCACTTGAGGAAGCGATTGTTGATCGAATCTCTAAAGGTAAGAAACCTAAGGCTATTGTAGCTGTACATTTATATGGGATGCCATTTAAAGTTGATGAAGTTATGGCAGTTGCCAACAAATATGATATTCCTGTTATAGAAGATGCTGCTGAAGCTTTAGGCTCAACATATAAAGGTAAAGCTTGTGGTTCATTTGGTCGTTTTGGTGTGTTGAGTTTTAATGGAAATAAGATTATTACCACATCGGGAGGAGGGGCATTAGTTTGTCATTCTGATGAAGATAAAAATAAAGCAGTATTTTTAGCAACGCAGGCAAGGGATAATGCGCCACATTATCAGCATTCGCACATTGGATATAACTATAGGATGTCAAATATCTGTGCAGGTATTGGCCGAGGACAAATGGAAGTTTTGCGAAAAAGGATTGATGCAAGAAGGGCGATGTCAGCATTCTATGTAGAAATATTTAATAATATTGATGGCGTTGAGGTTTTTGTAGAAACCAATTCAGATTATTTTTCAAATCATTGGTTGTCGGCTATTTTAATTGATGCAGGTGTTGCTGGGATTACAAGAGAAGATTTGAGGTTAGGTCTGTTAGAATTTAATGTAGAATCTCGCCCTTTGTGGAAACCTATGCACTTACAACCTGTTTTTTCAAAATCGCCTTATTATGGAGGAAAAGTAAGTGAAAAATTGTTTAATAATGGGCTATGTTTACCATCAGGTTCAAATTTACAGGACTCTGAACGTGAATATATTAAAGAAAATATTTTACGAATTTTTAAAAAGTAA
- a CDS encoding nucleoside-diphosphate sugar epimerase/dehydratase, protein MLIVIFCYYLSNFVINSFKGRFAVEMMVKKSIFVAVVYYISFLYFKTYRGIVRQTGFRDAWGIFKAVFAAWAILMVISTIVRMNFDQTTVISQFFRPSYAVLFTHAFFTTVCLVAARVFYRTIYENFFFGGREVENVLIFGAGNMGTTTLNLLRNDTRKKVKVVAFADDNPNRIGKLINGYKIINMDRLTKEFVEKLKIDSIIIALDDNNKDRLSKISSQIEPLPVKLKIMPTSAKLMSGKVATRQLRTLKIDDLLGREAIKLENPVIHEMMRDKVILVTGGAGSIGSELVRQISFTDFDKLIVVDQAESALYDIQQELKANCLKDTIFMVGNVRDRQFMDSVFEHYRPHIVFHAAAYKHVPLMEQNPYESILTNVWGSKNLADMADKYGVEKFVMVSTDKAVNPTNVMGATKRAAEIYVSALNKNSRTNFIVTRFGNVLGSNGSVIPLFEKQLKRGGPLTVTHQDITRYFMTIPEACQLVQEAAVMGQGGEIYVFDMGKPVKIMDLAIRMIRLKGYNYPDDIGIEVTGLRPGEKIYEELLADNENTTKTHHEKIMIARVRTEELDMNKKRIEHLCSQVAAQGANHNPMVLVELIKEIVPEYISKNSVFEQLDKHEVLK, encoded by the coding sequence ATGCTAATAGTGATTTTTTGCTATTACCTGTCGAATTTTGTGATCAATAGCTTTAAAGGGCGGTTTGCTGTAGAGATGATGGTTAAGAAATCCATTTTTGTGGCAGTAGTTTATTACATCTCATTCCTGTATTTTAAAACCTACAGAGGCATCGTTCGGCAGACTGGTTTCCGTGATGCTTGGGGTATTTTCAAGGCAGTTTTTGCAGCCTGGGCTATATTGATGGTAATATCCACCATTGTTCGCATGAACTTTGATCAAACGACTGTCATCAGCCAGTTCTTTAGGCCTTCCTATGCCGTACTATTTACCCATGCTTTCTTTACAACGGTTTGTTTGGTGGCTGCCAGGGTGTTTTACAGAACTATCTATGAAAACTTCTTTTTCGGAGGTCGTGAAGTTGAAAATGTTTTGATTTTTGGAGCGGGGAATATGGGAACCACTACCCTGAACCTTCTGAGAAATGATACCCGGAAAAAAGTTAAGGTCGTGGCTTTTGCTGATGATAATCCGAATAGGATTGGCAAGCTTATCAATGGCTATAAGATTATCAATATGGACCGGTTGACCAAGGAATTTGTTGAGAAGCTTAAAATTGATAGTATCATTATTGCACTTGATGACAATAATAAGGATCGCTTATCGAAGATTTCTTCTCAAATAGAGCCATTGCCAGTCAAGCTAAAGATTATGCCGACTTCCGCGAAGTTGATGAGCGGTAAAGTCGCGACCAGGCAGTTGAGAACCTTGAAGATTGACGATCTATTAGGTCGTGAGGCCATTAAACTAGAGAATCCTGTTATCCATGAAATGATGCGTGATAAGGTCATCTTAGTAACGGGAGGTGCTGGTTCGATTGGTTCTGAATTGGTTAGACAGATCAGTTTTACTGATTTTGATAAATTGATTGTGGTAGATCAGGCTGAGTCTGCATTGTACGACATTCAACAGGAGCTTAAGGCAAATTGCCTTAAGGATACCATTTTTATGGTGGGCAATGTACGGGATAGACAATTTATGGATTCTGTCTTCGAACATTACAGGCCGCATATTGTCTTTCATGCGGCAGCCTATAAACATGTTCCATTGATGGAGCAAAACCCATATGAGTCAATCTTAACGAATGTATGGGGTTCTAAGAACTTAGCAGACATGGCCGATAAGTATGGCGTCGAGAAGTTTGTCATGGTTTCAACCGACAAGGCTGTAAACCCTACGAATGTGATGGGAGCTACGAAAAGAGCGGCAGAAATCTATGTTTCTGCATTGAACAAAAACAGTAGGACCAACTTTATCGTCACCCGTTTCGGGAATGTGCTTGGTTCTAATGGTTCGGTTATTCCATTGTTTGAAAAACAACTGAAACGTGGCGGACCATTAACAGTTACCCATCAAGATATCACCCGTTATTTCATGACGATTCCTGAAGCCTGTCAATTGGTTCAAGAGGCAGCAGTAATGGGACAAGGTGGTGAGATTTACGTCTTTGATATGGGTAAGCCAGTGAAGATCATGGATCTTGCGATTCGTATGATACGCTTGAAGGGTTATAATTACCCCGATGATATTGGAATCGAAGTGACCGGATTAAGACCTGGTGAGAAGATTTATGAGGAGCTATTGGCTGATAATGAAAATACAACCAAGACTCACCATGAAAAAATCATGATCGCAAGGGTAAGGACCGAGGAATTGGATATGAATAAGAAAAGGATCGAACATCTTTGTTCTCAGGTAGCTGCCCAGGGAGCTAACCATAATCCAATGGTCCTTGTGGAATTGATCAAGGAAATTGTACCGGAATATATTTCTAAGAACTCGGTTTTCGAGCAGTTGGATAAACATGAGGTCCTGAAATAA
- a CDS encoding polysaccharide biosynthesis tyrosine autokinase — protein MSNLQNPRSQTTKEQEINLKQLFEQYAYYWKWFLVSILVFLIGAFVYFRYADKIYNITAKILLQDENKASGELSGLTELTNFASGSPASAFVLDQIDVMKSRRIFRKVVENDRLNVTYFAKGNVKTSELLESESPLRLVILESKNPRLDSNEYSMTVQRKGDKIFIEDEHFGTREYSVGQKVNSPIGPIMLLPQGKKSISSEIVISYIPVDQFVDGLLKAIAITPNKEKQSYVVNFSINSGNISKGEKLINSLIDQYNKDVTDDKTKVSKATTQFIDTRLDLISKNLASADSKVADYKDRNNLIDMSSEVQLYMQNASENDRKLVEYQTQLRLAEMMGSAVNSNTGNLLPSNIGLEDQSIQATVKSYNDLVLERDELLKSATPNNPVVQNLNKNIEDLNNNLRVSVRNYQQGLQSNVNSLQSQKNKFEGKLNQLPNQERGFKDISREQQIVESLYLFLLQKREETEIQAAATPAILKVIDEAYGSKIPVSPKKVLVLLGALIAGFLIPFGILYLKFLMDNKVHSRKDIEEKFNAPILGEIPSSDDPVVKDNDRSSLAEAFRILRTNISFMLGAKKDSAVIFVTSTTSGEGKSFVSTNLSRILAMSGKRVLLIGADIRSPKVLDYLGLAHLQHTNIGITQYLINPDMPVENIIIRKPAPYDFDIIYSGYIAPNPAELLMNGHIKEVIDYGREHYDYVIVDTAPVSLVTDTLLISEFADLTMYVTRANYLDKRLLNVPKELYEQGKLRNMAVVLNDVDFARGYGYGYGYGYGYGYVDASSVSLRAKMKKQFKKLFKKK, from the coding sequence ATGAGTAATTTGCAAAATCCACGTTCCCAAACCACAAAGGAACAAGAAATTAATCTTAAACAATTATTTGAGCAATATGCTTATTATTGGAAGTGGTTTCTTGTTTCAATTTTAGTGTTTTTAATAGGAGCTTTTGTATATTTTAGGTATGCTGATAAGATTTATAATATTACTGCAAAAATACTTCTTCAAGACGAGAATAAAGCTTCTGGTGAATTATCTGGATTAACTGAACTTACTAATTTTGCTAGTGGGAGTCCAGCTTCTGCATTTGTTTTAGATCAGATTGATGTAATGAAATCTAGAAGAATTTTCAGAAAGGTTGTTGAGAATGATAGATTGAATGTTACCTATTTTGCAAAAGGCAATGTAAAAACCTCTGAACTTTTAGAGTCCGAATCACCGCTTAGATTAGTGATATTAGAATCAAAGAACCCAAGATTGGATTCTAATGAATATTCTATGACTGTTCAAAGAAAAGGTGATAAAATTTTTATCGAAGATGAGCATTTTGGCACGAGAGAATATTCAGTCGGGCAAAAAGTTAATAGTCCAATTGGACCAATTATGCTTTTACCTCAAGGGAAAAAGTCAATTTCTTCTGAGATTGTTATTTCATATATTCCCGTAGATCAATTTGTGGATGGCTTATTAAAAGCAATAGCGATTACTCCTAATAAGGAAAAGCAATCTTATGTTGTCAATTTTTCAATTAATTCTGGAAATATCTCAAAAGGAGAAAAGTTGATTAACTCCTTGATAGATCAATATAATAAGGATGTTACAGATGATAAAACAAAAGTTAGTAAGGCGACTACACAATTTATCGATACAAGATTAGATTTAATTTCAAAAAATTTAGCAAGTGCAGATTCGAAAGTCGCAGATTATAAGGACAGAAATAATTTAATCGATATGAGTTCGGAGGTGCAGTTGTATATGCAAAATGCATCTGAAAACGATCGGAAACTTGTTGAATACCAAACGCAACTTCGTCTAGCGGAAATGATGGGGTCAGCTGTAAACTCAAATACGGGCAATTTATTGCCGTCAAATATTGGATTAGAGGATCAATCTATCCAAGCCACTGTTAAGAGTTATAATGATTTAGTTTTGGAAAGGGATGAATTACTAAAGTCAGCGACACCTAATAACCCAGTTGTTCAAAATTTGAATAAAAATATTGAAGATCTTAATAACAATTTAAGAGTTTCAGTAAGAAATTATCAGCAAGGGCTCCAGAGTAATGTTAACTCTCTGCAATCTCAAAAAAATAAATTTGAAGGCAAATTAAATCAATTGCCAAATCAAGAAAGAGGTTTTAAAGATATTTCAAGAGAACAACAAATTGTTGAATCTTTGTATTTGTTTCTATTGCAAAAAAGGGAAGAGACTGAGATTCAGGCAGCTGCAACTCCGGCAATTCTTAAAGTTATTGATGAAGCATATGGATCAAAGATTCCAGTTTCCCCAAAAAAAGTATTGGTTTTGCTTGGGGCGTTAATTGCTGGTTTTTTAATCCCTTTTGGAATTCTTTATCTTAAATTCTTAATGGACAATAAAGTTCATTCACGCAAGGACATAGAAGAGAAATTCAATGCTCCAATTTTAGGTGAAATTCCAAGTTCTGATGATCCAGTGGTTAAAGATAATGACCGTTCATCGTTAGCAGAGGCATTCCGTATTTTAAGGACCAATATTTCCTTTATGCTTGGTGCTAAAAAAGATTCTGCAGTGATCTTTGTTACCTCTACAACATCTGGAGAAGGTAAATCTTTCGTCTCAACGAATCTATCTAGGATCTTGGCGATGTCTGGTAAAAGGGTTTTATTAATTGGTGCAGATATTCGATCGCCTAAAGTACTTGATTATTTGGGCTTGGCTCATTTGCAACATACAAATATTGGTATTACTCAATATTTAATTAATCCTGATATGCCAGTTGAAAATATCATTATCCGTAAGCCAGCGCCTTATGACTTTGATATTATTTATTCAGGTTATATTGCTCCAAATCCAGCTGAGCTATTAATGAATGGCCATATCAAGGAGGTAATTGACTATGGACGTGAGCATTATGATTATGTTATTGTGGATACAGCTCCAGTAAGTTTAGTAACAGATACCCTATTGATTTCTGAGTTCGCTGACTTGACCATGTATGTAACTCGAGCGAATTACTTAGACAAGCGCTTGTTGAATGTTCCTAAAGAACTATACGAACAAGGAAAGCTTCGCAATATGGCAGTTGTATTGAATGACGTTGATTTTGCTAGAGGATATGGCTATGGCTATGGTTATGGCTACGGTTATGGCTATGTGGATGCCAGCTCGGTTTCACTGCGCGCAAAAATGAAAAAGCAATTCAAAAAACTGTTTAAGAAAAAATAA
- a CDS encoding acetyltransferase: MNKISIIGASGHAKVIIDIIEENGGVVGEVYDQDVLKKEILGKKISHNLNVLPKESVIAIGDNFIRKKIASSNFFDLQALIHPKSSISKYSEIGTGTVVMSGVSVNAGTSVGNFCILNTNCSIDHDCKISDFVHISPNVALAGNVEIGECTHVGIGASIIQGIKIGRNCIIGAGAVIIRDVQDGMTIIGNPGREIRKN; the protein is encoded by the coding sequence ATGAATAAAATTTCAATAATTGGTGCTAGTGGACATGCTAAAGTAATAATTGATATTATTGAGGAAAATGGGGGAGTTGTAGGTGAGGTTTATGATCAAGATGTTCTGAAAAAAGAAATTCTTGGAAAAAAAATAAGTCATAACCTTAATGTTCTTCCAAAGGAATCAGTAATTGCTATAGGGGATAATTTTATTAGAAAAAAAATAGCCTCCTCAAATTTCTTTGATTTACAAGCTCTGATTCATCCTAAAAGCTCTATATCAAAATATTCTGAAATTGGCACAGGGACAGTAGTTATGTCTGGAGTCTCTGTTAACGCTGGTACGAGTGTAGGAAATTTTTGTATTTTAAATACTAATTGCTCAATTGATCATGATTGTAAAATTTCAGATTTTGTACATATTTCTCCTAATGTTGCATTAGCTGGGAATGTTGAAATCGGAGAATGTACACATGTAGGAATTGGAGCTTCAATAATACAAGGAATTAAAATTGGGCGGAATTGTATAATTGGAGCAGGAGCCGTAATAATTAGAGATGTCCAAGATGGGATGACTATTATTGGTAATCCGGGAAGAGAAATAAGAAAAAATTAA
- a CDS encoding glycosyltransferase family 4 protein — translation MIKIIRTSTVPESLYLLLKGQLKYLSSYFDVVAISSDGELLAKTSLREEVKVVPVEMSRGINIFKDVISLIQLYYRFRKEKPIIVHSITPKAGLLSMLAAKMAGVPIRVHTFTGLVFPSKKGILKLILIYMDKLLCWAATNVYPEGNGVKEDLVKYLITLKPLRVLGNGNVNGINLDFFNPSLFSNLDNANLRKSLLIDDDDFVFVFVGRLVSDKGVNELVQAFSELNLFKTKLLLVGKEEEKLDPLHAETKIVIDNNPNIIKLGFQNDVRPYYAISNVLVFPSYREGFPNVVIQAGAMGLPSIVTDINGNNEIIKHRENGIIIPVKDKGEVLKSMKLIMEDKVLCQYLTLNARKLVSERYEQNYVWDCLLKEYKELLKINGFNNDL, via the coding sequence ATGATTAAGATAATTCGAACATCTACAGTTCCTGAATCTTTATATTTACTATTAAAAGGTCAATTAAAATATCTTTCTTCCTATTTTGATGTTGTTGCAATATCTTCTGATGGTGAACTTTTAGCAAAAACCTCTTTACGTGAAGAGGTAAAAGTGGTTCCAGTTGAAATGTCAAGAGGTATTAATATTTTTAAGGATGTTATTTCGTTAATTCAATTATATTATAGATTTAGAAAAGAAAAACCAATTATAGTTCATTCCATTACACCCAAAGCGGGGTTGTTATCTATGTTAGCTGCTAAAATGGCAGGTGTCCCCATTCGTGTTCATACCTTTACTGGATTAGTTTTTCCTTCAAAAAAAGGGATATTAAAATTGATTTTGATTTATATGGATAAACTACTTTGTTGGGCCGCGACTAATGTCTATCCAGAAGGAAATGGTGTAAAAGAGGATTTAGTGAAATACTTAATAACATTAAAACCACTAAGGGTTTTAGGAAATGGGAATGTTAATGGTATAAATTTAGATTTTTTCAATCCCTCTTTGTTTTCAAATCTAGATAATGCTAATTTGAGAAAAAGTTTGTTGATAGATGACGATGATTTCGTGTTTGTCTTTGTTGGACGACTTGTTAGTGATAAAGGCGTGAATGAATTAGTTCAGGCATTTTCTGAATTGAATTTGTTTAAAACAAAACTGTTATTAGTTGGCAAGGAAGAAGAGAAACTAGACCCCCTTCATGCGGAAACAAAAATAGTCATTGATAATAATCCCAATATTATTAAGCTAGGTTTTCAAAATGATGTTAGACCATATTATGCAATTTCAAATGTATTGGTTTTCCCAAGTTATAGAGAAGGGTTTCCTAACGTAGTGATTCAAGCAGGTGCAATGGGTTTACCTAGTATTGTTACAGATATTAATGGAAATAATGAAATTATTAAACATCGCGAAAATGGGATAATAATTCCTGTAAAGGATAAAGGTGAAGTATTGAAAAGTATGAAATTAATTATGGAGGATAAAGTTCTATGTCAATATTTAACTTTAAATGCTAGAAAGTTAGTTTCAGAAAGATATGAGCAAAATTATGTTTGGGATTGTTTATTAAAAGAATATAAGGAATTATTAAAAATAAATGGTTTTAACAATGATTTATAA
- a CDS encoding YraN family protein — protein sequence MDRKTTGTKGEEMAVLFLKKIGFQIIELNWRHKNLEVDIIAHDNDVLVFVEVKVRSSSAFGTERDMINSQKQNRLSRAAEAYIMQKDHRGEIRFDVITFIDGKSTYIKDAFWNY from the coding sequence ATGGACCGCAAGACCACTGGAACAAAAGGTGAAGAAATGGCGGTTTTATTTTTAAAAAAGATTGGTTTTCAAATTATTGAATTAAATTGGCGACATAAAAATCTAGAGGTAGATATTATCGCCCATGATAATGACGTTTTGGTATTTGTGGAAGTGAAAGTAAGGTCTTCTTCGGCGTTTGGAACCGAAAGGGATATGATCAATTCACAAAAACAAAATAGACTGAGTAGGGCCGCAGAAGCCTATATCATGCAAAAAGATCATCGTGGAGAAATCAGGTTCGATGTCATTACCTTTATAGACGGAAAATCAACATATATAAAAGACGCATTTTGGAATTATTAA
- a CDS encoding polysaccharide biosynthesis/export family protein yields MRILLSLVIMLSLLSSCASKKDLIYFQSDSTALNTSYELNAPKLQPGDILAISITSDDVRATIPFNQVSPYNNSGTTQDTNPFTPTYAVDVNGEIDFPKLGKIKLAGRTRTEAIEYIRKEVERFIINPGVSVDIRNFKVTVLGEVKSPGSYPIKNDRITILEALGMAGDLTINGVRKNVLVIREQNGQKSEYRVDLTKREALNSPVYYLAQNDVVYVEPNGAKIQSSKYTQNTSIFVSIASLIITIVAVVVR; encoded by the coding sequence ATGAGAATACTTTTAAGTTTAGTGATTATGCTTAGCTTGCTCAGCTCCTGTGCATCTAAAAAAGATTTGATTTATTTTCAATCAGATTCTACTGCATTAAATACTTCTTATGAATTAAATGCACCTAAATTACAGCCAGGGGATATTTTGGCAATTTCTATAACTTCAGATGATGTGAGGGCAACTATTCCTTTTAATCAAGTTTCACCATATAATAACTCAGGAACAACTCAAGATACTAATCCATTTACTCCAACTTATGCAGTTGATGTGAATGGTGAAATTGATTTTCCTAAATTAGGTAAAATTAAACTTGCTGGAAGGACTAGGACAGAAGCAATAGAATATATAAGGAAAGAAGTTGAGCGATTTATCATTAATCCTGGTGTAAGTGTTGATATAAGAAATTTCAAAGTTACAGTGTTAGGTGAAGTGAAATCTCCAGGTTCCTATCCTATAAAAAATGATCGGATTACAATTCTAGAAGCATTAGGAATGGCTGGTGATTTAACAATCAATGGGGTTAGAAAGAATGTTTTAGTAATAAGAGAACAGAATGGTCAAAAATCAGAATACAGGGTTGATTTAACAAAAAGAGAGGCTCTAAATTCACCAGTTTATTATTTGGCGCAAAATGATGTTGTGTATGTTGAACCTAACGGTGCGAAAATTCAATCTTCAAAATATACTCAAAACACCTCAATTTTTGTGTCAATAGCAAGTTTAATTATTACAATTGTTGCAGTTGTAGTTCGTTAA
- the dnaG gene encoding DNA primase: MIKKETIEKVIDAARIEEVVGDFVDLKKRGTSLIGNCPFHNEKTPSFHVSVSKGIYKCFGCGAGGDSLKFVMEHEKYAYPEAIRYLANKYNIPIEEVERSPAQLAAQDKRESLYVLSQWAGKYFKTQLWETDLGKSIGLSYFRERGYRDETIQKFELGYSPEAWTSLVDAALTEGFSKEYLAEVGLAVERDDKSLYDRFRGRVIFPIHNLTGRVIGFGGRTLKTDKNVPKYVNSPESEIYHKSNVLYGLHLAKKAISEQDVCYLVEGYADVLSCHQAGVENVVSSSGTSLTTGQIKLISRYSKNVVILYDGDEAGIKASLRGTDMLLEEGLNVKVLLFPDGNDPDSYVQKYGASAFKEHINKHQEDFVFYKTNILLRDAKEDPIKRAEVIREVVNSIALIPDEIKVSVYLRQCSGLLDIEERVLLTELNKIRMDKAKARDRKAASASPEPSPDYPADDFIPAEMLAAMAAEGITVPEPTVQQITSEILMERELVRVLLNYGRELVVWEGDGDIPVAPYLLASMDDVSFEDKASIKIIDEFKKQAENFEVPEAKFFFSHEDEEVSRLAVDSIATKYEISPNWNDDKRKIFVPEEKDQLKDLVNQLIYRVKKNKIEQEMHRIREELKNCKDPDDMLLLIAKYQKLKEGEKLLGDFLGNTIVK; encoded by the coding sequence ATGATCAAGAAGGAAACCATAGAGAAAGTCATCGATGCAGCTCGGATTGAGGAGGTGGTTGGTGATTTTGTCGATCTCAAAAAGAGAGGGACATCCCTAATCGGGAACTGTCCATTCCACAATGAGAAAACGCCTTCCTTCCATGTGTCGGTATCGAAAGGGATCTATAAGTGTTTCGGCTGTGGGGCAGGCGGAGATTCCCTCAAGTTTGTGATGGAGCATGAGAAGTATGCCTATCCCGAAGCCATTCGCTATTTGGCCAACAAATACAATATTCCAATCGAGGAAGTTGAGCGCAGTCCTGCTCAGCTTGCAGCACAAGATAAAAGAGAGAGTCTGTACGTCCTGAGCCAATGGGCTGGGAAATATTTCAAAACCCAACTTTGGGAAACGGACTTGGGCAAGAGCATTGGCCTGAGCTATTTTCGCGAACGCGGATATCGGGATGAGACCATTCAAAAGTTCGAACTAGGATACTCTCCTGAAGCCTGGACAAGTTTGGTGGATGCCGCATTAACAGAAGGATTTAGTAAGGAATACCTTGCAGAGGTAGGTCTAGCCGTTGAGCGGGATGATAAGTCTCTATACGATCGCTTCCGTGGGCGGGTAATTTTCCCTATCCACAACCTCACTGGGCGTGTCATTGGTTTTGGGGGAAGGACCCTAAAGACGGACAAGAACGTCCCTAAGTATGTAAACTCTCCGGAGTCCGAAATCTACCATAAATCCAATGTCCTTTACGGATTGCATTTAGCAAAGAAAGCGATCTCCGAGCAGGATGTGTGTTACTTGGTTGAAGGTTATGCAGACGTGCTTTCCTGTCATCAGGCAGGCGTAGAGAACGTCGTTTCCTCATCCGGAACCTCCCTGACAACAGGACAGATCAAGCTTATATCGAGGTACAGCAAAAATGTCGTTATTCTGTATGACGGTGATGAAGCAGGGATCAAGGCCTCATTGCGGGGAACAGATATGTTATTGGAAGAGGGCTTGAACGTCAAGGTCCTGCTATTTCCTGATGGGAATGACCCAGACTCCTACGTTCAGAAATATGGAGCATCCGCTTTCAAGGAGCATATCAATAAGCATCAGGAAGATTTTGTTTTCTATAAAACCAACATCTTATTACGAGACGCCAAGGAAGACCCCATCAAGCGAGCGGAAGTGATACGAGAGGTCGTAAACAGTATTGCCCTCATCCCTGATGAGATCAAGGTTTCTGTGTACCTCCGCCAATGTAGTGGTTTGTTGGATATCGAAGAGCGGGTTCTCCTTACCGAATTAAATAAGATCCGGATGGATAAGGCTAAGGCAAGGGATAGAAAGGCAGCAAGTGCCAGTCCTGAACCTAGTCCAGATTACCCAGCGGATGATTTTATTCCAGCAGAAATGCTGGCTGCGATGGCTGCAGAGGGAATAACTGTTCCTGAGCCTACGGTACAGCAGATAACTTCCGAAATCCTGATGGAAAGGGAACTTGTTCGCGTACTGTTAAACTATGGGCGTGAGTTGGTCGTTTGGGAAGGGGATGGCGATATTCCAGTTGCTCCGTATCTATTGGCAAGCATGGACGATGTCAGTTTTGAAGACAAGGCCAGCATCAAGATTATCGACGAGTTTAAAAAGCAGGCTGAAAACTTTGAAGTACCGGAAGCTAAATTCTTCTTCTCCCATGAAGATGAGGAAGTATCCAGGTTAGCGGTGGACAGCATTGCCACAAAATATGAAATCAGTCCCAACTGGAATGATGACAAGCGTAAGATCTTTGTGCCCGAGGAGAAAGATCAGTTGAAAGATCTGGTCAACCAATTGATCTATAGGGTGAAGAAGAATAAGATCGAACAGGAAATGCATAGAATCAGGGAAGAGCTTAAAAACTGTAAGGACCCTGATGATATGTTGCTCTTGATCGCCAAATATCAGAAGCTGAAAGAAGGCGAGAAGCTGTTGGGTGATTTTCTTGGAAATACAATCGTAAAATAA